From one Geoalkalibacter halelectricus genomic stretch:
- a CDS encoding TrpB-like pyridoxal phosphate-dependent enzyme, translating to MQTKILLNDSQIPKRWYNVIPDMPGQMAPVIHPQTGKPAAPEDLAPIFPMELIEQEVSRERWIDIPEEVLKAYQLWRPSPLYRAHRLEAALQTPAKIYYKYEGVSPAGSHKPNTAIPQAWYNKQAGIRRLATETGAGQWGSSMALAAGFFGLDVTVYMVRVSCEQKPYRKSLMEVWGAKVIPSPSPQTVVGRKILEQTPDTPGSLGIAISEAVEDAASHSDTNYALGSVLNHVCLHQSVIGLEAMEQLRLVGDYPDVVLGACGGGSNFAGIAFPFVRDKVNGKQVRLVGVEPASCPTLTKGVYAFDYGDTAKLTPITKMYTLGHDFVPPGIHAGGLRYHGQSALVSQLYHEGVIEALAYPQNTCFEAALLFARSEGIVPAPESSHAIRGAVDEAIKSREEGRERTILFCLSGHGHFDMSAYDAYLAGQLEDYEYPEENIRASLANLPRVEL from the coding sequence GTGCAGACCAAAATTCTTCTCAACGATAGTCAGATTCCCAAGCGCTGGTACAACGTGATTCCCGATATGCCCGGGCAGATGGCGCCGGTCATCCACCCCCAAACCGGAAAACCGGCGGCGCCGGAAGATCTTGCCCCGATTTTTCCCATGGAGTTGATCGAGCAGGAGGTCAGCCGCGAGCGCTGGATCGATATCCCCGAGGAGGTGCTCAAGGCCTACCAACTCTGGCGCCCCTCGCCCCTGTATCGTGCTCACCGCCTGGAAGCGGCGCTGCAAACTCCCGCCAAAATCTATTATAAATACGAGGGCGTATCCCCTGCCGGCTCGCACAAGCCCAACACCGCCATTCCCCAGGCCTGGTACAACAAGCAGGCTGGCATCCGGCGCCTGGCCACCGAAACCGGCGCCGGGCAGTGGGGCAGTTCCATGGCCCTGGCGGCGGGTTTTTTCGGCCTGGACGTCACGGTTTACATGGTGCGGGTCAGCTGCGAGCAAAAGCCCTATCGCAAAAGTCTGATGGAGGTGTGGGGCGCCAAGGTGATTCCCTCGCCCAGTCCGCAGACGGTCGTCGGGCGCAAGATTCTCGAACAAACCCCCGATACGCCCGGGTCCCTGGGCATCGCCATCAGCGAAGCGGTGGAAGATGCCGCCAGCCATTCGGATACCAACTATGCCCTGGGCAGCGTCCTCAATCATGTCTGCCTGCACCAAAGCGTGATCGGGCTCGAAGCCATGGAGCAGCTGCGGCTGGTCGGTGATTATCCCGATGTGGTCCTGGGGGCCTGCGGCGGCGGCAGCAACTTTGCCGGCATCGCCTTTCCTTTCGTGCGAGACAAGGTCAACGGCAAGCAAGTGCGCCTGGTCGGGGTGGAGCCGGCCTCCTGCCCGACCCTGACCAAGGGGGTCTATGCCTTTGACTACGGCGATACCGCCAAGCTCACGCCCATCACCAAGATGTACACCCTGGGACATGATTTCGTGCCGCCCGGAATCCACGCCGGCGGGTTGCGCTACCACGGGCAGAGCGCCCTGGTCAGCCAACTCTATCACGAAGGGGTCATCGAGGCGCTGGCCTACCCGCAGAACACTTGCTTCGAGGCGGCCCTGCTGTTCGCCCGCAGTGAAGGCATCGTGCCGGCTCCTGAGTCCTCCCATGCAATTCGCGGTGCGGTGGATGAGGCCATCAAGTCTCGTGAGGAAGGTCGCGAGCGCACCATTTTGTTTTGCCTCTCGGGACATGGCCATTTCGACATGTCCGCCTATGATGCCTATCTCGCCGGGCAGCTTGAGGACTACGAGTACCCCGAGGAAAACATCCGCGCCTCCCTGGCCAATCTGCCGCGGGTTGAGCTCTAG